The nucleotide sequence GCACGGTGAACTTGCCGGAATCCTCGTTCACGCCGCCGGCGATCAACACCGATCCATCGTTGAGGACGGTGCAGGTGTGGAGGAAGCGGCCCTGCAGCATGCTCGGCAGATCCGTCTCCACCTTGGCCTGCGCGCTGCTCGACGGGCCCGTGGTCCTGGTGGGCGCGTTGTAGGTGTAGCTCGACTCCGAGTAGAGATCGGCCAGGTTCGAGGTCTGGGTGGCGCTGGTCTGGCCGCCCGCGACGAGCACGCGGCCATCGGCGAGCGCGGCGGCGCACGGGTCGTTTCGACCGCGGCCGGGCGTGGCGAGCGGGAGTTGGGTCGAGCTCACCGTGGAGTCCACGACCGCTGCGGTCTGCATCAAGCCGCCGTCGGGACCGGTGCCGCCGGCGATGACCATCAGGTGTTGCTCCGCGCCGAGCACCGCGGCCGCCGCGTGCGAGCGGTACAGGCCCATGCCGGCGTCGGCCTCGTAGAGCGGCTGGGCGAGCATGTTCATCACGCTGGTCGGGTTGCCGTTCGAGTCTGAGATGTTCGAGTACTGGAAGAAGATGATCGGCGGATCCGCCAGGCCGGCGTCGAGCACGTCGCCGCCAACCACCGCGAGCGCAGAGTTGCCGAGCACGGCCGCCGAGCGCGCGTTCTCGCGGTAGATGTCCACCGGCGCGCCGTAGATGTCGGTGATGCCGTGGAACTGACCGGTCGCAGGATCGAGCCAGATGGGATCGTCGGCGAGCACCGCCTGGCGGAAGCCGCCGCCGAGATCCTGATAGTCGATGCCGCCGACGACGATGGCGCGGCCGCTGCTGTCCGCGGCGGAGGTGTGGCGGCTTCGGCTGATCGCGCCGCTCGAGCCGCCGTCGACGTAGCTGTAGCTCATGTAGCCCGCCTGCCAACTGTCGCCGCCGGGCGAGTAGAGCATGGTGTTGGGCCGTGCCTGCGGGTTCGCGCCCGAGCCGACCTCGCCGCCGCTCACGAACACCGTGCCGTCTTGGAGCAGCGCCGCAGCCTGGAAGGCGGTGTCGTCGTCGTGCACGCCGCCGTCGGTGTCGACGTACGTCATCGCCGAGACGGCCGTGCTCGTGTTCGTGGCCGGGTCGAAGATCTCCGCGTCGTTGCGGAAGACCCAGTTCGTCGAGTCCGAGGCGACGGGGTAGCTCGTGCTCGTGTTGGGCTTGAGCGAGAACCCGCCGGTGAAGAGCACGCGGCCGTCGTTGAGCAGCGTGGCGGTGTGGCCCGCGCGCGGCGTGGTCAGCGTGGCGCACTTGGTCGCGTCGGCGGTGGTGGAGACGCCGATGAACTCGCCCGCCGGCTTGAGCAGCACCGTCACCTGCACCTTCTGGCTCGGATCCGTGGGCACCGTGAAGGGCACGCTCTGGCCAAAGGCGAGCGGCGTGGCGCTGGTGCCGCTGGGGTCGCCCTTGTAGCCGGTGATGGCCAACACGCGGTTGCTGCCCGGCGGGATCGCGTCGAGCTCGATGGCGCCGGGCGCGGCGATCTTGGTGATGGGATCGAAGTCCGCGCCGCTGATGACGACCTTGTAGTGGTCCACGCCGTCGGAGGCGGTGGCCGTGACGGCCGTGCTTCCGGTGGGCGTGCAGCGCTTGGTCAGCACCGTGACACCAATGCTCACCACGCGGCTCGAGCAAGCGACGAGCGGGAGCAAGGCAATGGCGGCGAGGCTGCGAAGACGGATCATTGGAAGTTGAGCGAGGCCGAGCCGGTCACAGGTGTCGAGTTGTGGTTGACGACGACGATGGTGGTGACCGCCGCGCCCGCGAGGATCGCCGCGCCGATGCCGATGCCCACGTAGAGCATGGTGTGCGGTGTCTCGTCGTCGCCGGTGTGCTTGGTCACCTCGCCCTCGTGCGAGGTGAGCTCGCCGGCGGGCTTCTCCTCGTGCGCCGGCACCTGGGTGAGATCGGGCTTCTTCTCCTCGCGCGGCTCGCGCTGCTGCACCACGACGATCTTGGGCTGGTCGTCGTCGGAGGCCTTCACCACCGGGGTCTTCTCGTGCTTGGGCTCCTCGTGCTTCTCCACGACGGCCACCGCCGCCGGCGCGTTGAGCTCCGAGGTCACCTGCGCGGGCATCGACTCGCCCGGCCGCGGGAAGGCCTTCACGACCTTCGCCACTTCGTCGGCGACCTTGTTGGTCTCGATGCCCGCTGAGACGAGATCGGCGTCGAAGTGCGCCGGGTGCAGCGCCGTCGCGCCCTTGGTGCGCGCGCTGTAGAGGTGCGCCGCGAGTCCCACGCCGTCAGCCGTCTTGTAGAGCCCGCCGAAGAGCACGAAGTCCGCGCCCTGATCCGCGGCGAGGTGGCCCAGCGCGCCGAGCAGCGCGCGGTCGATCTTATTGCCCTGCAGCGGCGCGAGCTCGGGGATGCTCACCGCGGCCACGCTGGGTGCATGCGCGGCGCCACTCGCGGGGATGGCCACGGTGTTCGCGCCCTCGTTCACGGTGAGCTTGAGGCCCCAGATGGTGCCGTCGCCGCGGGTGACGCGGACGAAGTGCATGCCCGCCGGAAGATCCGCGCTGGTGGGAGAGGCGCCGTAGGGCTTGGCGTCGATCTCCACCTGGCCCTCGCCGGTCACCGCGACCTTGCCCATGGGCCCGCTGGTGACGCGCTTGCGCGCATCGTTGAAGGCGGTCTTGAAGACGGGCGGATAGTTGCCGGCGAGCTTGGCGTCGGGGTTGGTGCGGACGGCGTTCTCGAGCGCCTCGCCGGCCTTGTCGTTGTCGCCGAGTCGCGAGTACGCGACGCCGAGCTGGATGTACGCCTCGCGCAGCTTCTTCACGTCCACCTGGCTGGCGAAGCTCTCGTAGTCCTCGAGGCCGGCCTCGATGGCCTGGGCGCCGGGCTTGAGCTTGAGGCGCTTCACCATGCCCTCGCCCTTCTCGATCTGGGCGAGCGCGTTCTTGGCGCCGTCGCTGGGTTCGGCCGCAGCGGCGGCGGGCGCGGGAGCCGGCGGGGTGACGAGGAGGAGGCCGTCCTCGGAGTGGATCTCGTCGGCGACGATGTCCGTGACCTTGGGGCCGAGCGCGTCGGGGACGCCGCTCTGGACCACCAGGAAGGGGACGACGAGGACCTTCACGGCGTCGTCGGCGTGCGCCACGGGGACGACGGGGACGCCCGACGCTGCCAGAGCAGCCAGGAAAGTCGCCAAAGGACGCAGGTGCGGACGTGCGACCATGATTCACCCACCCGCGCGGATTTCCTGGGCTCAGGGACCGCGCGGAGGGTGCACCGTAGCCCAGCTTGCTTGCCAGATCCAAACCTTGAACGTCTGGAAGAGGCTCAGGGTCTGAAGAAGATCCGCGTCGTATCCGCATTCCACACACGGAGCCCACGTGCTTCCCACGAAGATCCTCTTGGTCGATCGCACCGCCGAGCTCGTCGATGCGTGGCGCGCCTCGTTCGCCGGCGTCTCCAGCGTCTCGGCGCACCACGGCGACTTCTTCGCGCGCCCCGCCAACGCAATGGTGAGCCCCGCGAACAGCTTCGGCTTCATGGACGGCGGGCTCGACCTGGCCATTCGCGATCGCCTCGGCGCGCAGGTGCAGGCCAACGTCCAGGCCGCGATCGAGGACCAGTTTCACGGCGAGCTTCCGGTCGGGATGGCGGTGGTGGTCGAGAGTGGCGTGAAGGATTGGCCGTACGTGGTCGCCGCGCCGACCATGCGCGTGCCCGAGAACGTGAACCACATGCTCAATGCCTATCTCGCGTTTCGCGCGATTCTTCTCGCCGTGCGGCGCTTCAACCTCGACGCAGGACGCGCGGTGATCCAAAGCGTCGTGTGCCCGGGGCTCGGGACTGGAATCGGCGCGCTCGAACCGGAGCGCTGCGCCACACAGATGAAGATGGCGCTGGACTCCGTCGCCCGCGGGCCAGCCGTGCCGTCGATTCCCGAGATCCACCCGCTGCATCGGGCGCTGCGGTCGAGCTGAGTGGACCGCTCCGGCTGGGCCGTCACGCCGCCGCTTCGCTCTTCGGCTCACTCGTCGCCATCGCGCCCACCGCGCGCTCGAGCCGGGTCACCGCATCCTCCGCGAGCGCGCGCGCGTGCTCGGGGCTCAGCGACGGATCCGTGTACACGAAGTTCCAGAACAGCCGCCCGTGCAGCGAGGTCGCGGTCGAGAGCCACACGCCGAGCGCCGACGGACAGGTCAGAAAGTGCGCCTCGGCAATCTGCAGATCGCCAAAGCGCGTCTCGATGCCGAGCCGCCCGAGGTTGGTGAGCCCGCTCGTGGCCGGGAGCGCCTTCTCCCAGCGCGCGGCCATCTTCTCTTTCGGAGCAGCAGCACCGCCGAGCGCCGCGAAGACCACCGACATCGCGCGCAGCGCGGCCCACACGAAGCCGCGCGCCTTGTCGAGCACCGTCGACGCGCGAATCGCGCGCGCCAGCGACCAGAAGTCATCCGAAGGCCGCACCGCGCCGCCCCACGCCAGCATGGAGACGAACATGCCCAGCTCTTCGCCCACCGGCGGGGTGAGCTCCGTGCGCAGGTTCACCGGCGAGCCGAAGCCCACGCGCACCGGCTTTCCCGCGCGGCCAAGCTCGGTGTCGGCGACGGTGGCGAGCATGATCGCCGCGGCCAAAGCGCCGTGAACGGTGGTCTGCTCCGCGCGCGCCCGCTCGGCGAGCCGTGCGGCGAGCTCGGCTTCGAGCACCTTGGGAATCACGCGCGAGCGGCGCTGGTGCGCGAGCGCCGGGCTGTCGCGACGCGCGCCCACCGGGACGCCGTGCCGCAACGAGAGCCAGAGCTCGCGCAGGCCGAAGCGAAGCAGCCCGAGAAAGCCCCCGAAGCCGCGCTCCGGCGCCGGAAATCGCTCGTCGACGCCAACCACGTCCGGCAGCTGCTCGAGCGCCTGGCCCGACGCGGCCTGGACGATGTCGCGCAGCAGGTACACGCCCGACCAGCCGTCGCCGA is from Deltaproteobacteria bacterium and encodes:
- a CDS encoding macro domain-containing protein, which codes for MLPTKILLVDRTAELVDAWRASFAGVSSVSAHHGDFFARPANAMVSPANSFGFMDGGLDLAIRDRLGAQVQANVQAAIEDQFHGELPVGMAVVVESGVKDWPYVVAAPTMRVPENVNHMLNAYLAFRAILLAVRRFNLDAGRAVIQSVVCPGLGTGIGALEPERCATQMKMALDSVARGPAVPSIPEIHPLHRALRSS